From a single Rosa rugosa chromosome 7, drRosRugo1.1, whole genome shotgun sequence genomic region:
- the LOC133721529 gene encoding probable 2-oxoglutarate-dependent dioxygenase SLC1, with amino-acid sequence MSPAMAALTTENEESQYQNGVKRLHENGINKVPSKYILPVLERPGITNHDQANVTKNNLKLPIIDFQELQGPNRPQVLQSLANACEQYGFFQLVNHDIPSHVISNMIEVSTKFFELPFEERAKYMSSDMRAPVRYGTSFNQNKDKVFCWRDFLKLLCHPLPDVLPHWPSSPVDIRNLAATYAKETKYLFLMLMEAIFESLGLVDSSAAKKNTTEEDEVLKEFEDGSQLMVVNCYPPCPEPDLTLGMPPHSDYGFLTLLLQDEIEGLQIQFQDKWVTVEPIANSFVVNVGDHLEIFSNGKYKSVLHRVLVNSRKDRISVASLHSLPFMRPVGPSPKLVDESNPRRYKETDFANFLEYISSREHNKKNFLESRKLT; translated from the exons ATGTCTCCAGCAATGGCAGCTTTGACAACTGAGAATGAGGAGAGCCAGTACCAGAATGGAGTGAAGCGCTTGCATGAGAATGGAATAAACAAAGTTCCAAGCAAGTACATACTGCCCGTATTGGAGCGACCCGGTATTACAAATCACGACCAAGCAAATGTAACCAAGAATAATCTTAAGCTCCCCATCATTGACTTCCAAGAATTGCAGGGTCCCAATAGACCCCAAGTCCTTCAGTCCCTCGCCAATGCTTGTGAACAATACGGCTTCTTTCAG CTGGTAAACCATGACATTCCAAGCCATGTTATAAGCAATATGATCGAAGTGAGCACAAAGTTCTTTGAGCTACCGTTTGAGGAGAGAGCCAAGTACATGTCCTCGGATATGCGAGCTCCTGTTCGGTATGGAACTAGCTTTAATCAGAACAAGGATAAGGTGTTTTGTTGGAGGGACTTCCTGAAGCTGTTGTGCCATCCCCTACCAGACGTTCTTCCTCACTGGCCTTCTTCACCTGTCGACATAAG GAATTTGGCGGCTACCTACGCAAAAGAAACCAAATACTTGTTCCTAATGCTAATGGAGGCCATATTTGAGAGCTTAGGACTTGTGGATTCATCAGCTGCCAAGAAGAACACGACAGAAGAAGATGAGGTGTTGAAAGAATTCGAAGATGGAAGCCAGCTAATGGTTGTCAATTGCTACCCGCCATGCCCAGAACCTGATCTAACCCTAGGGATGCCTCCTCACTCTGACTATGGATTCCTCACACTTCTTCTCCAAGATGAGATAGAAGGACttcaaattcaattccaagataAATGGGTCACCGTTGAACCAATAGCCAACTCTTTCGTGGTCAACGTTGGCGATCATCTTGAG ATATTTAGCAACGGAAAATACAAGAGTGTTCTACACAGAGTCCTGGTGAACTCTAGAAAAGATAGGATTTCAGTGGCTTCTCTGCACAGTCTTCCTTTCATGCGCCCCGTTGGCCCATCACCAAAACTTGTGGATGAATCAAACCCAAGGCGATACAAAGAAACCGATTTTGCCAATTTTCTAGAGTATATTTCATCCCGTGAGCATAATAAGAAGAATTTCCTCGAGTCCAGGAAATTGACTTGA